Proteins found in one Leguminivora glycinivorella isolate SPB_JAAS2020 chromosome 4, LegGlyc_1.1, whole genome shotgun sequence genomic segment:
- the LOC125225343 gene encoding apolipoprotein D-like yields the protein MSVIRQIAVFLCGFVMLRMCEAQVPFLGTCPDVGVMADFNPSRYLGKWYEAERYFAVFQLGGRCVTADYNEKDNGVIGVVNKQLSSLTGIMSEIQGEAHQVSRSDEGKLSVRFPSLPFVFSAPYWVVDSDYDNYAVVWGCNDFGVFHTRNAWILTRARNPELSVLEKAYAVLDKNNISRAYFIRTDQKNCPENE from the exons ATGTCGGTGATTAGACAAATAGCCGTGTTCCTGTGCGGGTTCGTGATGCTTCGCATGTGCGAGGCGCAAGTACCGTTCCTCGGCACGTGTCCTGATGTCGGCGTGATGGCAGATTTCAACCCTAGTCGG TACCTGGGCAAGTGGTACGAGGCGGAGCGGTACTTCGCGGTATTCCAGCTGGGGGGGCGCTGCGTCACCGCCGACTACAACGAGAAAGACAACGGGGTCATCGGCGTTGTTAATAAACAGCTCAGCAGCTT GACGGGCATAATGTCGGAGATCCAAGGTGAGGCGCATCAAGTATCCCGCTCCGACGAAGGCAAGCTGTCAGTGCGGTTCCCTTCGCTGCCCTTCGTCTTCTCAGCTCCTTACTGGGTCGTGGACTCCGATTACGACAACTATGCCGTCGTTTGGGGCTGCAATGACTTCGGAGTCTTCCACACAC GTAACGCTTGGATCCTCACCAGAGCCAGAAACCCAGAGCTGTCTGTCCTCGAAAAGGCTTACGCTGTCTTGGACAAGAACAACATCAGCCGCGCTTACTTCATCAGAACTGATCAGAAAAACTGTCCAGAGAATGAGTAG